The Carassius carassius chromosome 34, fCarCar2.1, whole genome shotgun sequence genome has a segment encoding these proteins:
- the LOC132114634 gene encoding uncharacterized protein LOC132114634 isoform X1, giving the protein MASMQDGVNFSAHPYGKVLLLGAIAASSAFVVTILIVVLCVGCQRKGKTHNGPGEERKHRLMDMSILRQSKLTSISKSDTKLHEMNRLNCNGKKSSKKNRPASMDLLLLPSRRSNSDLRSQGRQLPQIPPGEDGEHTYAEVGRRSSPTRGTEDARYGVGGRAGETDTPAPPAVPANTPAPPDPDGDCLEGGIPETETLPQVVNMPPQPQETVEYACIRKVRRVDKAAQKRDNGTETEEGLGQQQRHSSGEIRPAPPTHPAPPLTHPHSQKIPRKNMDAFNLPSFPKEAVFMGNGEQYIWKPPEDDDIIFQQKQMCILSSHAGENMAASAAGITEMYSKVCKPGKKKRGMPGSPTATRDISGYRTLARGDRGERDGGFSVVVKPQTWAPQEGKGTRAPTSAMEDHCYEAISTEETELAYETMESGGGWRRDRPPPNASATLRPKRKRPQQPLQQPPPPPPPPQQTPKLQHLPAKTMLIPGESLYESIPDLKQGSATSSTTTIFTFNDGMEMYVTGL; this is encoded by the exons GAAGGGAAAGACACACAATGGCCCTGGAGAGGAAAGAAAGCACAGGCTCATGGACATG AGTATACTGCGACAGTCCAAGCTGACCTCCATCAGTAAGTCAGACACCAAGCTTCATGAGATGAACAGACTCAACTGCAATGGCAAGA AATCTTCTAAGAAGAACCGTCCCGCCAGCATGGATCTGCTCTTACTTCCTAGCCGTCGCTCAAACTCCGACCTGCGTTCTCAGGGCCGCCAGCTGCCTCAGATCCCCCCTGGTGAGGACGGGGAACACACGTACGCTGAGGTGGGCCGCCGCTCTTCTCCCACACGCGGTACTGAGGATGCCCGGTATGGCGTTGGAGGTCGAGCTGGAGAGACGGATACACCTGCCCCACCGGCGGTCCCTGCTAATACCCCTGCTCCACCTGACCCGGATGGGGACTGCTTGGAAGGTGGGATTCCGGAAACAGAGACCCTCCCCCAAGTGGTAAACATGCCCCCTCAACCGCAGGAAACAGTGGAGTACGCCTGCATCAGAAAGGTCCGGAGAGTAGACAAAGCAGCACAGAAGAGAGACAATGGGACCGAGACCGAAGAGGGGCTTGGACAACAACAACGACACAGCAGTGGGGAAATTCGGCCTGCTCCGCCCACTCACCCAGCCCCGCCTCTAACTCACCCACACAGTCAGAAAATTCCTCGGAAAAACATGGATGCCTTCAATCTTCCGTCTTTCCCCAAG GAGGCAGTGTTTATGGGAAATGGAGAACAGTACATATGGAAACCTCCGGAAGACGATGACATCATCTTCCAGCAGAAACAGATGTGTATTCTGAGCTCTCATGCTGGTGAGAATATGGCAGCATCTGCAGCAGGG ATCACAGAGATGTATTCAAAAGTTTGCAAACCAGGCAAAAAGAAGCGAGGAATGCCTGGCTCACCCACCGCCACGAGGGACATCAGCGGCTATAGGACCTTGGCTCGAGGTGACCGCGGTGAGCGTGACGGGGGTTTCAGCGTGGTAGTTAAACCCCAAACATGGGCCCCGCAGGAGGGCAAAGGGACAAGAGCTCCAACCAGCGCCATGGAGGACCACTGCTACGAAGCCATCAGCACTGAGGAAACAGAACTGGCTTACGAGACCATGGAGAGTGGTGGAGGCTGGAGGCGTGACAGGCCTCCACCCAATGCCAGTGCCACCTTGCGTCCCAAGCGGAAGCGGCCCCAGCAACCTTTGCAACAACCACCGCCACCCCCTCCACCCCCCCAGCAGACCCCCAAACTGCAGCATCTCCCAGCCAAAACAATGCTGATTCCCGGGGAGAGCTTGTACGAAAGCATCCCTGACCTGAAGCAAGGCTCGGCCACCTCCAGCACAACCACCATCTTTACTTTTAATGATGGCATGGAGATGTATGTCACTGGCCTGTAG
- the LOC132114634 gene encoding uncharacterized protein LOC132114634 isoform X2, with protein MASMQDGVNFSAHPYGKVLLLGAIAASSAFVVTILIVVLCVGCQRKGKTHNGPGEERKHRLMDMSILRQSKLTSIKSSKKNRPASMDLLLLPSRRSNSDLRSQGRQLPQIPPGEDGEHTYAEVGRRSSPTRGTEDARYGVGGRAGETDTPAPPAVPANTPAPPDPDGDCLEGGIPETETLPQVVNMPPQPQETVEYACIRKVRRVDKAAQKRDNGTETEEGLGQQQRHSSGEIRPAPPTHPAPPLTHPHSQKIPRKNMDAFNLPSFPKEAVFMGNGEQYIWKPPEDDDIIFQQKQMCILSSHAGENMAASAAGITEMYSKVCKPGKKKRGMPGSPTATRDISGYRTLARGDRGERDGGFSVVVKPQTWAPQEGKGTRAPTSAMEDHCYEAISTEETELAYETMESGGGWRRDRPPPNASATLRPKRKRPQQPLQQPPPPPPPPQQTPKLQHLPAKTMLIPGESLYESIPDLKQGSATSSTTTIFTFNDGMEMYVTGL; from the exons GAAGGGAAAGACACACAATGGCCCTGGAGAGGAAAGAAAGCACAGGCTCATGGACATG AGTATACTGCGACAGTCCAAGCTGACCTCCATCA AATCTTCTAAGAAGAACCGTCCCGCCAGCATGGATCTGCTCTTACTTCCTAGCCGTCGCTCAAACTCCGACCTGCGTTCTCAGGGCCGCCAGCTGCCTCAGATCCCCCCTGGTGAGGACGGGGAACACACGTACGCTGAGGTGGGCCGCCGCTCTTCTCCCACACGCGGTACTGAGGATGCCCGGTATGGCGTTGGAGGTCGAGCTGGAGAGACGGATACACCTGCCCCACCGGCGGTCCCTGCTAATACCCCTGCTCCACCTGACCCGGATGGGGACTGCTTGGAAGGTGGGATTCCGGAAACAGAGACCCTCCCCCAAGTGGTAAACATGCCCCCTCAACCGCAGGAAACAGTGGAGTACGCCTGCATCAGAAAGGTCCGGAGAGTAGACAAAGCAGCACAGAAGAGAGACAATGGGACCGAGACCGAAGAGGGGCTTGGACAACAACAACGACACAGCAGTGGGGAAATTCGGCCTGCTCCGCCCACTCACCCAGCCCCGCCTCTAACTCACCCACACAGTCAGAAAATTCCTCGGAAAAACATGGATGCCTTCAATCTTCCGTCTTTCCCCAAG GAGGCAGTGTTTATGGGAAATGGAGAACAGTACATATGGAAACCTCCGGAAGACGATGACATCATCTTCCAGCAGAAACAGATGTGTATTCTGAGCTCTCATGCTGGTGAGAATATGGCAGCATCTGCAGCAGGG ATCACAGAGATGTATTCAAAAGTTTGCAAACCAGGCAAAAAGAAGCGAGGAATGCCTGGCTCACCCACCGCCACGAGGGACATCAGCGGCTATAGGACCTTGGCTCGAGGTGACCGCGGTGAGCGTGACGGGGGTTTCAGCGTGGTAGTTAAACCCCAAACATGGGCCCCGCAGGAGGGCAAAGGGACAAGAGCTCCAACCAGCGCCATGGAGGACCACTGCTACGAAGCCATCAGCACTGAGGAAACAGAACTGGCTTACGAGACCATGGAGAGTGGTGGAGGCTGGAGGCGTGACAGGCCTCCACCCAATGCCAGTGCCACCTTGCGTCCCAAGCGGAAGCGGCCCCAGCAACCTTTGCAACAACCACCGCCACCCCCTCCACCCCCCCAGCAGACCCCCAAACTGCAGCATCTCCCAGCCAAAACAATGCTGATTCCCGGGGAGAGCTTGTACGAAAGCATCCCTGACCTGAAGCAAGGCTCGGCCACCTCCAGCACAACCACCATCTTTACTTTTAATGATGGCATGGAGATGTATGTCACTGGCCTGTAG
- the LOC132115195 gene encoding sterile alpha motif domain-containing protein 10-like: MAVDAASSFTFCRPAVEYRALPEDFKYQLSRCAGGNLTWHEGHSRKTVGGRTVKLLQQPGSEELQLRSGESYFVYHTSPTLPCLSRPVVLWSQQDVCRWLKKHCPHNYLTYVEAFSNHAITGRALLRLNGEKLERMGLVQETLRQELLQQVLQLQVQEEGRNLQLLSRGLSGNLS, translated from the exons CGGCCTCCAGTTTTACTTTCTGTCGTCCTGCGGTGGAGTACAGGGCACTTCCAGAGGACTTTAAGTACCAGCTGAGTCGTTGTGCAGGTGGAAACCTTACCTGGCATGAGGGGCACAGCCGCAAAACAGTCGGTGGCCGAACGGTCAAACTACTCCAGCAGCCTGGAAGCGAAGAACTGCAG TTACGTTCAGGTGAATCTTATTTTGTTTACCACACCAGCCCGACCTTGCCGTGTCTCTCCAGGCCAGTGGTTCTGTGGTCTCAGCAGGATGTGTGCAGATGGTTGAAGAAGCACTGTCCACACAACTACTTGACCTATGTTGAAGCTTTCTCCAACCACGCCATTACAG GTCGTGCTCTCTTGAGATTGAATGGAGAGAAGTTAGAGCGGATGGGTTTGGTGCAGGAGACTCTGAGACAAGAGCTTCTCCAGCAGGTTCTACAGCTACAAGTACAAGAGGAAGGGCGCAACTTACAGCTGCTtagcagag GGCTATCCGGAAACCTGTCATAG